The Streptomyces sp. A2-16 sequence GCCGCCACGGAGGCCGCCGTACGCGAGGGCGTGTGGCTGCGGCCGTTCCGCGACCTCGTCTACACGATGCCGCCGTACGTCACGGGTGACGAGGACCTTGCACGGATCGGGCGTGCGGTGTGCGCCGCCGCTTCGGAGGGATGACATGCCGGTACTGGTGATCACGGGGACGGGCACGGAGGTCGGCAAGACCGTCACCACGGCCGCCGTGGCCGCGGCCGCGCTCGCCGCCGGACGGACGGTCGCGGTCCTCAAGGCCGCGCAGACCGGCGTACGGCCGGACGAGCCCGGGGACGCCGACGAGGTGGCGCGGCTCGCGGGCGCCGTGACGAAGGCCGAACTCGCCCGCTATCCCGAGCCGTTGGCCCCGGCGACGGCCGCCCGACGGGCGGCTCTGCAGCCGGTGCGGCCCGACGAGGTCGCCGAGGCCGCCGCCAAGCTGGCCGCCGGGCACGATCTGGTGCTGGTGGAGGGCGCGGGCGGGCTGCTCGTCCGCTTCGACGAGGAGGGCGGCACGCTGGCCGACGCGGCGCGGCTGCTGCGGGCGCCGGTCCTGGTCGTGGTGTCGGCGGGCCTGGGGACGCTCAACACCAC is a genomic window containing:
- the bioD gene encoding dethiobiotin synthase; this translates as MPVLVITGTGTEVGKTVTTAAVAAAALAAGRTVAVLKAAQTGVRPDEPGDADEVARLAGAVTKAELARYPEPLAPATAARRAALQPVRPDEVAEAAAKLAAGHDLVLVEGAGGLLVRFDEEGGTLADAARLLRAPVLVVVSAGLGTLNTTELTARELGRRRLELAGVVIGSWPDSPDLASRCNLADLPEVSGAPLLGALPAGAGRLAPADFRAAAPGWLAPRLDGTWDAEAFGVREAP